One stretch of Prunus persica cultivar Lovell chromosome G1, Prunus_persica_NCBIv2, whole genome shotgun sequence DNA includes these proteins:
- the LOC18788150 gene encoding protein ROOT PRIMORDIUM DEFECTIVE 1 → MVWFFLFVKVGGFGFLRGCQHGFNYQHKRGLVNVKLKWVKDRGLDAVVTAERDLKAACILVSIISSSPQCCLPIYRLSCHRGQLSLPCDLKLSTFIRKFPSVFVESHTFWSGGARVPCFSLTPEALQLYHEELNVLQQNQMDLINRLQKLLMLTQGWTLPLQTLDQLKWDLGLPYDYQHSVIPHHPDLFSFIRLPDDRVGLKLLSWDEDLAVSQLQKNSAIQQKEEDARSGCLAFPVGFTRGFGLKRKCMEWLKEWQTLPYTSPYSDASYLDPRTDVSEKRIVGVFHELLQLTIHKKTERKNVSNLRKPLALPQKFTKVFERHPGIFYISKKCATQTVILREAYNHQQLLQKHPTVDLRERFARLLRKGLLDRSKGLYKKSKGDGVEVDPHVDDIGNNQSSSEEESVNKLFYEYDSDKPDEPRIQL, encoded by the coding sequence ATGGTCTggttttttctatttgttaAAGTTGGTGGGTTTGGTTTCCTCCGTGGGTGTCAGCACGGATTTAATTACCAGCACAAGCGTGGTCTTGTGAATGTGAAGTTGAAATGGGTGAAAGATAGGGGATTGGATGCTGTCGTGACTGCTGAGAGAGATCTCAAAGCTGCCTGTATTCTTGTTTCCATTATCTCATCCTCACCTCAGTGCTGCCTCCCCATATACCGTCTCTCTTGCCATCGTGGACAACTCAGTCTTCCTTGTGATCTGAAGCTCTCCACTTTTATTAGGAAATTTCCTTCTGTTTTTGTTGAGTCCCACACATTTTGGAGTGGAGGTGCTCGTGTCCCATGCTTTAGCTTGACTCCTGAAGCCCTACAACTCTACCATGAGGAACTCAATGTCCTTCAGCAGAATCAGATGGATCTCATTAATAGGCTTCAAAAACTGCTCATGCTTACCCAGGGTTGGACCCTTCCTTTACAAACCCTTGACCAACTGAAATGGGACCTGGGCTTGCCATATGATTACCAGCACTCAGTCATTCCACATCACCCTGACCTATTCTCTTTCATCCGCCTCCCCGATGACCGTGTTGGCTTGAAGCTCTTATCCTGGGATGAGGACCTCGCTGTCTCCCAATTGCAAAAGAATTCTGCTATACAacagaaggaagaagatgcaAGAAGTGGCTGTTTAGCTTTTCCTGTTGGATTTACGAGGGGTTTTGGATTGAAGAGAAAATGCATGGAGTGGTTGAAAGAGTGGCAGACCCTCCCTTATACTTCGCCGTACTCTGATGCCTCTTATTTAGACCCTCGTACAGATGTATCGGAGAAGAGGATTGTAGGGGTTTTTCATGAGCTTCTTCAACTAACTATACACAAGAAAACTGAGCGTAAGAATGTGAGCAACCTTCGTAAACCTTTGGCCCTACCCCAGAAGTTCACTAAAGTGTTTGAGCGCCATCCAGGTATTTTCTACATTTCAAAAAAGTGTGCCACTCAAACTGTCATTCTAAGGGAAGCCTATAACCATCAACAACTCTTGCAAAAACACCCCACTGTAGATTTGAGGGAAAGATTTGCAAGGCTGTTAAGAAAAGGGCTCCTGGATAGGAGCAAAGGTTTATACAAGAAGAGTAAAGGTGATGGTGTAGAAGTGGATCCACATGTTGATGATATTGGTAATAACCAATCCAGTTCCGAAGAGGAGTCAGTTAACAAATTGTTTTATGAGTACGACTCTGATAAACCAGACGAACCTAGGATTCAGTTGTGA
- the LOC18788930 gene encoding F-box protein At3g07870 → MCCSWFRLQLEEITFSPENILQPVDAAMPEFRLINSCNGLLCFGANEGFLLFVCNPVLGEYITIPPANRNDKWLIVGLGFCIGTNVYKVFQLNNPDTEAEIYTIGAGGAWRSIGPPPPGDFNNLLFNNFLHGAVHWIPYGGRSTSSQVIQSFDFEREQFRPLSLPSLLAKNEFLYSLTLEVLGGNKIEFLF, encoded by the coding sequence ATGTGCTGCTCCTGGTTCAGATTGCAGCTCGAGGAAATAACGTTTTCTCCCGAAAATATTCTACAGCCAGTTGACGCCGCCATGCCAGAATTTCGCTTGATAAACTCATGTAATGGTCTGCTTTGTTTTGGAGCTAATGAAGGCTTTCTCCTGTTTGTGTGCAACCCTGTTTTGGGGGAGTACATCACCATTCCACCTGCTAATAGAAACGACAAGTGGCTTATTGTTGGACTTGGTTTTTGCATTGGGACCAATGTGTACAAGGTGTTTCAGTTGAACAACCCGGACACTGAGGCTGAGATTTACACCATTGGCGCAGGAGGAGCATGGAGAAGCATTGGACCCCCTCCTCCTGGGGATTTTAATAACTTATTGTTCAATAATTTTCTTCATGGAGCTGTTCATTGGATTCCCTATGGTGGTAGAAGTACAAGTTCCCAGGTTATACAATCTTTCGACTTTGAAAGAGAACAATTTCGGCCATTATCACTACCTAGTTTGCTAGCAAAGAATGAATTTCTGTATAGTTTGACATTGGAAGTGCTAGGCGGAAAcaaaatagaatttttattttaa